The Bacteroidales bacterium genomic sequence ATTGATTGGGTAAATAAAAACAGACACGAATCTGCAAAATTATCTTTTGATATGATGAGACAGCCTGTTGACAGAGTTGAATTATTTTTAGAAAATGTAAATTTTGAATATGTTGAAGGAGAAAAATTGAATAAAAAAGTAAAAGCATATTTTGATATTCTTATGGAACAAGGTATTGTTGAAGCTAAAATTGATGATAAATTTTTAAGTATCTTTAAAGTATAGACAAAATGATTAATTATCAACCGATAGCTTATTTCGAAACTGAATATTCATTGAAATCCAAAGCTCCGAGGCAAGGAATGTTAGCTGATGATGCAAAAGGTGTAATCAAAATTAATGAGGAATATGTACAATGTTTGGAGTATTTGTCTTCTTTTGAATATATATGGGTAATCTGTCATTTTCATGAATCAAAAGCTTGGAATTATAAAGTAAATCCTCCCGGCAGTAATCATGAATTTGGTTTGTTTGCAACCCGAAGTCCGAGAAGGCCGAATCCGATTGGATTATCATTAATAAAACTGGATTCGATTTCAGGTAATAAGCTGTATGTAAGCAATATAGATGCTTTTGACGGAACGCCTGTTTTAGATATTAAACCGTATTTGCCCTCAATTGATAATGCTGTGAGCATTAAAAATACAGAGGTTGAAGTTTATTTGGGGCTTCGTGATTAGGATTTTTAAATGATTCGCTTGTGAAAGAATTTGTAGAAAGTAAAAAATAATAACTCTGTCAGTTTTATAACATATTAATTAGAAATAATTATGAATTTAAGATTTGCATTTGCCGTTAACAAAAGCGGTGATTTTCAAAAGAAACATTTCGGAGATGCCGATAAATATATTATTTATGAACACGACTCAAAAGAATTGATTTTTATTGATGAAATCGAAAATACAAAACGAGATATTGATGAAGAAACAGAACACGGTTCAAAACGAAAAGGGAATGAAATAATTGAATATCTTAAAAATTTTGATGTTAAAGTATTAGTTTCAATGCAATTCGGTAAAAATATTAAAATGGTTGATAAGCATTTTATTCCGGTTATAGTATCAAATAATAAACTGAATGAGGTAATTGATATTATTGAAAAAAATGTTCATTGGATTAATGATGAAGCCAAAAATAAAGAATTTGACTATATGATATTTAGGATAAATAACGGAATCTTTAAACAAAAGTTTGAAAAATATAAAAATAACTGATAATATTGATAAATGTTATGATTTGTTAAATCCCATAAGCTAAATTTCGTTTAAATGAAACTTTCCGTACTTACAGAGAATACAGCAGGAGCATATTTTTTTGCCGAACACGGTTTATCCTATTTTATTGAATACGATAATAAAAAGATATTATTTGATGCAGGAGCAAGTGATGTCTTTTTGAAAAATGCAGAAAAACTAAAAATTGATATAAACAGTGCAGATTGCATTGTTTTAAGTCACGGACATTGGGACCACGGTAACGGTTTAAAATATTTGAAAGATAAACCCTTAATTTGCCATCCTGATGCTTTTCAAAAAAGATACCGAGAGAACGAAAATAAAAATATCGGATTGGAATTGAGCTGTGATGAATTAAATGAAAAGTTTGATATTCGTATAAGTAAAGAACCGGTTTACATTTCATCAAATATTATTTTCCTCGGAGAAATACCGAGAATAAATGATTTTGAATCACAATCAACATCTTTTGTTAATGAAAAAGGAAATAAAGATTTTGTGCCGGATGATTCTGCTCTTGCAATTATTATCGGAGATGAATTAGTCATTGTTTCCGGCTGTGCACATTCCGGAATATGCAATACCACTGAATATGCAAAGAAAGTAACAGGTTTAAAAACTGTAAAGACTGTTATCGGAGGATTTCATTTAATAAGAAATGACAGGCAAACTAAAGAAACAATAAAATATTTTAAAAGAAATAAAGTTAAACAATTACTTCCCTCACATTGCACACAACTTCCGGCACTTGCTGCATTCTATGAGGAATTCAAAATTAATCATGTAAAAACAGGAATGGTTTATAAATTTTAACCGGTAAATCGACACAGTAATAGTATGAAAATATTTAAAAAACCACTAATAAACAATGAGACTACTCCGAAAAGGTGCAAAGCAACTAATTCTGCAAAAATCCAACAACACAATAGGCTTATTGTCAGTCAATTAATGAAGTTGCTATGCACCTTTTTTTGCAAGATATTACTTTTCGGAGTGGACTCAACAATTAAACATTAAACACTGTACAATTCTCAAAAAAGCCAATTACTTAATAATATAACTAAATTTTTTTCGAATGAATATATCAAACAGAGTAAATCAATTAAAAAAATCTGCCATACACGAAATGACAAGATTATCAAAACAGTATGAAGATGTTGCTTTTTTATCTTGGGCAAAACCGTCATCCGGAACGCCTTCACATATTAATGATGCAGCAGTTGAAGCTATCCAAAACGGATTGACATCAGGTTATTCTCAGGCAGAAGGTTTACCTGAACTCAGAGAGCTGATTGTTAGAAAACTTAAAAGAGATAATCACATTAATTCCAAGATTTCTGAACTTCTGATAACGGTC encodes the following:
- the tsaA gene encoding tRNA (N6-threonylcarbamoyladenosine(37)-N6)-methyltransferase TrmO; this translates as MINYQPIAYFETEYSLKSKAPRQGMLADDAKGVIKINEEYVQCLEYLSSFEYIWVICHFHESKAWNYKVNPPGSNHEFGLFATRSPRRPNPIGLSLIKLDSISGNKLYVSNIDAFDGTPVLDIKPYLPSIDNAVSIKNTEVEVYLGLRD
- a CDS encoding MBL fold metallo-hydrolase; the encoded protein is MKLSVLTENTAGAYFFAEHGLSYFIEYDNKKILFDAGASDVFLKNAEKLKIDINSADCIVLSHGHWDHGNGLKYLKDKPLICHPDAFQKRYRENENKNIGLELSCDELNEKFDIRISKEPVYISSNIIFLGEIPRINDFESQSTSFVNEKGNKDFVPDDSALAIIIGDELVIVSGCAHSGICNTTEYAKKVTGLKTVKTVIGGFHLIRNDRQTKETIKYFKRNKVKQLLPSHCTQLPALAAFYEEFKINHVKTGMVYKF